A DNA window from Pungitius pungitius chromosome 1, fPunPun2.1, whole genome shotgun sequence contains the following coding sequences:
- the slc17a9b gene encoding solute carrier family 17 member 9b: protein MAVIQKHGKKHSPDLVCQKESAPPDRTGPPGGHKKWSEHNNTTWSRPVARVWTGVLLLGTCLLYCARVAMPICAVSMAEQFQWSKRESGMVLGSFFWGYCFTQVFGGYVSDRVGGEKVLVLSAAAWGSMTAFTPILAYFCSQPIFSMTLARFLMGLLQGVHYPSLASLCSQKVVESDRGFLMSTVASGSYLGTLVIGGAGSLMLDLYGWQSVFYVSGLLSVLWAYCIWKYLLRGEGPIITLESLGGGGSQPKLSKRHWLRLLRQPAVCAVIVTHLCTASTFFTLLSWLPTFFKDTFPDAKGWVFNVVPWLVAIPSSLFSGFLSDHLIGQGYDTASVRKMMQFFSMGVSSVFTLLLCGNTTFTWAVAFVSATMGFTTFSHSGVSVNVQDLAPSCAGALFGVMNTCGAFSGVLMVYFSGYLIETTGSWTSVFGLITAVNLLGLCTFLAFAEARRVDIDPSKARHANIHI, encoded by the exons ATGGCAGTTATTCAAAAACATGGCAAGAAACACAGTCCCGACCTGGTGTGTCAGAAGGAGAGCGCCCCGCCCGACAGGACCGGACCCCCCGGGGGCCACAAGAAGTGGTCCGAGCACAACAACACCACCTGGTCCAG ACCAGTGGCGAGGGTATGGACCGGGGTGCTGCTGCTCGGGACGTGCCTCCTGTACTGCGCCCGCGTGGCGATGCCCATCTGCGCCGTCAGCATGGCGGAGCAGTTCCAGTGGAGCAAGAGGGAGTCGGGCATGGTGCTGGGCAGCTTCTTCTGGGGCTACTGCTTCACCCAGGTCTTCGGAGGCTACGTCAGCGACCG CGTTGGAGGGGAGAAGGTCCTGGTGCTGTCGGCGGCGGCCTGGGGCTCGATGACCGCCTTCACCCCGATCCTGGCCTACTTCTGCTCCCAGCCGATCTTCTCCATGACGCTGGCCCGGTTCCTCATGGGTTTGTTGCAAG GGGTGCATTACCCGTCCCTGGCGAGCCTGTGCTCCCAAAAGGTGGTGGAGAGTGACCGAGGCTTCCTCATGAGCACCGTGGCCAGCGGCTCCTACCTGGG CACTCTGGTGATCGGCGGGGCCGGCTCGCTCATGCTGGACCTGTACGGCTGGCAGAGTGTCTTCTACGTGTCCGGCCTGCTCTCGGTCCTGTGGGCCTACTGCATATGGAAGTACCTGCTCAGAGGAGAAG gACCGATCATCACCCTGGAGTCCCTGGGGGGTGGAGGGTCCCAACCCAAACTGTCCAAAAGACACTGGCTGAGGCTCCTCAGACAACCTGCAGTCTG CGCTGTGATCGTCACCCACCTGTGCACAGCCAGCACCTTCTTCACGCTTCTGTCGTGGCTGCCCACCTTCTTTAAGGACACTTTCCCCGACGCAAAG GGCTGGGTGTTCAACGTGGTCCCCTGGCTGGTGGCCATCCCCTCGTCCCTGTTCAGTGGCTTCCTGTCGGACCACCTCATCGGTCAAG GCTACGACACCGCCTCCGTGAGGAAGATGATGCAG TTTTTCTCCATGGGCGTGTCCAGTGTGTTTACCCTCCTTCTGTGTGGCAACACCACCTTCACCTGGGCTGTAGCCTTCGTGTCTGCCACCATGGGCTTCACCACCTTCAGCCACAG cGGCGTATCTGTAAATGTTCAGGACCTCGCTCCCTCCTGTGCTGGAGCGTTATTCG GGGTCATGAATACGTGCGGGGCGTTCTCAG GGGTCCTCATGGTGTATTTCTCGGGGTACCTCATCGAGACCACGGGCTCCTGGACCTCTGTGTTCGGCCTCATCACCGCGGTCAACCTGCTGGGCCTCTGCACCTTCCTGGCCTTCGCCGAGGCCCGCCGGGTCGACATCGACCCGAGCAAGGCCCGCCACGCCAACATCCACATCTGA
- the LOC119222675 gene encoding glucose-induced degradation protein 8-B homolog, translating into MSYAEKPDDITREEWMDKLNNVHIQRADMNRLIMNYLVTEGFKEAAEKFRMESGIEPSVDLDSLDERIKIREMILKGQIQDAIALINSLHPELLDTNRYLYFHLQQQHLIELIRLRETEAALEFAQSQLAEQGEESRDCLTEMERTLALLAFDNPEDSPFGDLLNMMQRQKVWSEVNQCVLDYENRESTPKLAKLLKLLLWAQNELDQKKVKYPKMTDLSKGTIEDPK; encoded by the exons ATGAGTTATGCGGAGAAGCCGGACGACATAACAAGGGAAGAGTGGATGGATAAGCTCAACAACGTCCATATTCAAAGAGCTGATATGAACCGGCTCATTATGAATTACCTGGTCACAG AGGGCTTCAAGGAAGCAGCGGAGAAGTTCAGGATGGAGTCTGGAATAGAACCTAGTGTCGACTTGGACTCCCTAGATGAGAGGATTAAGATCAGAGAGATGATCTTGAAGGGACAGATCCAGGACGCCATTGCACTGATCAACAGCCTGCACCCAGAGCTGCTGGATACTAACCGTTACCTCTACTTCCACTTACAG cagcagcatctgatCGAGCTGATCCGTTTGAGGGAGACCGAAGCGGCCCTTGAATTTGCCCAGTCACAGTTAgcagagcagggggaggagagccGAGACTGTTTGACGGAGATGGAGAGGACGCTGGCGCTGCTGGCTTTCGACAACCCCGAGGATTCACCCTTTGGGGATCTGCTCAATATGATGCAGCGACAAAAG GTATGGAGTGAAGTGAATCAGTGCGTGCTAGACTATGAAAACAGAGAGTCAACACCCAAGCTGGCCAAGCTGCTGAAGCTTCTGCTTTGGGCTCAAAATGAACTTGACCAAAAGAAAGTGAAGTATCCCAAAATGACAGACCTCAGCAAGGGAACCATCGAAGACCCAAAATAA